The following proteins come from a genomic window of Triticum aestivum cultivar Chinese Spring chromosome 6A, IWGSC CS RefSeq v2.1, whole genome shotgun sequence:
- the LOC123129482 gene encoding RING-H2 finger protein ATL32-like, protein MSSLFARLPAWFRGDGSAGCGACYGVTASFVSVLVFCVLVATASVWKAFLFAGLALAAFGLVACLAPESGRRGAEREVAAGVPWVAACRTGLGKAATESLPTFAYTSRGAEAGGADLDLECGGSGQPCSVCLEDLEDGEMVRQLPACKHLFHVECIDMWLHSHTTCPVCRCDLSPPRTVTAKVAAVEMEPPADDALPPV, encoded by the coding sequence ATGTCCAGTCTGTTCGCAAGGCTCCCGGCGTGGTTCCGCGGCGACGGGAGCGCCGGGTGCGGCGCCTGCTACGGCGTCACGGCGTCCTTCGTGTCCGTGCTCGTGTTCTGCGTGCTCGTCGCCACCGCCAGCGTCTGGAAGGCGTTCCTGTTCGCCGGCCTGGCGCTGGCTGCCTTCGGGCTCGTGGCATGCCTCGCGCCGGAGAGCGGGCGGAGAGGCGCCGAGCGTGAGGTCGCGGCGGGCGTGCCCTGGGTGGCAGCATGCCGAACTGGGCTCGGTAAGGCTGCCACCGAGTCGTTGCCCACGTTCGCGTACACGTCCCGTGGCGCCGAGGCCGGCGGTGCGGACCTGGACCTGGAGTGCGGCGGGAGCGGCCAGCCGTGCTCCGTGTGCTTGGAAGACCTTGAGGACGGCGAGATGGTGCGGCAGCTGCCGGCGTGCAAGCACCTCTTCCATGTCGAGTGCATAGACATGTGGCTGCACTCGCACACGACTTGCCCTGTTTGCCGGTGCGACCTCTCGCCACCGCGGACGGTTACCGCCAAAGTGGCGGCTGTAGAGATGGAACCGCCGGCAGATGATGCTTTGCCGCCAGTGTAG